From a single Streptomyces sp. 1331.2 genomic region:
- a CDS encoding DUF3117 domain-containing protein — MAAMKPRTGDGPLEVTKEGRGIIMRVPLEGGGRLVVELTPDEADALGEALKKACG; from the coding sequence ATGGCGGCCATGAAGCCGCGGACGGGTGACGGCCCGCTCGAAGTCACCAAAGAGGGGCGGGGCATCATCATGCGCGTTCCGCTCGAAGGCGGCGGACGCCTCGTGGTGGAGCTCACGCCTGACGAGGCCGACGCCCTCGGCGAGGCCCTGAAGAAGGCCTGCGGCTGA
- a CDS encoding enoyl-CoA hydratase-related protein: MSDSVLYELDGGLAVITINRPEAMNALDVATKVALRDTVTAAAEDPEVRAVLLTGAGERAFCVGQDLNEHLAMLKQAEETGEGALRTVAEHYNPLTRALAGMRKPTVAAVGGVAAGAGASLAFACDFRILSDRAGFNTAFAGIGLTADSGASWTLPRLVGHAKATELLMLPRTVKAAEAMELGLATKVVPAEELAATARVFARELAEGPTVAYGAVKASLAYGASHSLDELLDKEDELQTLAGESEDHRIAVRAFIAKEKPKYVGR, encoded by the coding sequence ATGTCCGATTCCGTGCTGTACGAGCTGGACGGCGGCCTGGCCGTCATCACCATCAACCGCCCCGAGGCGATGAACGCCCTCGACGTGGCCACCAAGGTCGCGCTGCGCGACACCGTGACCGCCGCGGCCGAGGACCCGGAGGTCCGGGCCGTCCTGCTGACCGGGGCGGGCGAGCGCGCGTTCTGCGTCGGGCAGGACCTGAACGAGCACCTGGCGATGCTGAAGCAGGCCGAGGAGACCGGCGAAGGTGCGCTGCGGACCGTCGCCGAGCACTACAACCCGCTGACCAGGGCGCTGGCCGGGATGCGCAAGCCGACCGTGGCCGCGGTCGGCGGGGTGGCGGCCGGCGCGGGTGCCTCGCTCGCCTTCGCCTGCGACTTCCGGATCCTGTCCGACCGGGCCGGCTTCAACACCGCCTTCGCCGGGATCGGCCTGACCGCCGACTCGGGCGCCTCCTGGACGCTCCCCCGGCTCGTCGGGCACGCCAAGGCCACCGAGTTGCTGATGCTGCCCCGGACGGTCAAGGCCGCCGAGGCGATGGAGCTGGGCCTGGCCACCAAGGTGGTCCCGGCCGAGGAACTCGCCGCCACCGCACGGGTCTTCGCCCGCGAGCTGGCCGAGGGCCCGACCGTCGCGTACGGCGCCGTCAAGGCCTCGCTGGCGTACGGCGCCTCGCACTCGCTGGACGAACTCCTGGACAAGGAGGACGAGTTGCAGACCCTGGCCGGGGAGAGCGAGGACCACCGGATCGCGGTGCGCGCCTTCATCGCCAAGGAGAAGCCCAAGTACGTGGGCCGCTAG
- a CDS encoding TIGR00730 family Rossman fold protein translates to MTGTGDEKHYGHGPEQVGEPRKKKAWPEKQKGPVLVRRDQVGTSTTDQRLLDTTGPTDWLHTDPWRVLRITSEFVEGFGALAELPPAVSVFGSARTPADSPEYEAGVAIGRALAEAGYAVITGGGPGAMEAANRGASEAGGLSVGLGIELPFEQGLNEFVDLGLNFRYFFVRKTMFVKYAQGFVVLPGGLGTLDELFEALTLVQTKKVTRFPVILYGTAYWGGLFEWLKNTLVAQGKAAPHDLELFHITDEVDEVMKILADARRPVNEI, encoded by the coding sequence ATGACAGGCACAGGAGACGAGAAGCACTACGGACACGGCCCCGAGCAGGTCGGCGAGCCGCGGAAGAAGAAGGCCTGGCCCGAGAAGCAGAAGGGCCCGGTGCTGGTGCGCCGGGACCAGGTCGGCACGAGCACCACGGACCAGCGCCTGCTGGACACCACGGGCCCCACCGACTGGCTGCACACCGATCCGTGGCGGGTGCTGCGGATCACCTCCGAATTCGTCGAGGGCTTCGGCGCCCTCGCCGAACTCCCGCCCGCGGTCAGCGTGTTCGGCTCCGCCCGGACCCCGGCCGACTCGCCCGAGTACGAGGCCGGCGTGGCCATCGGCCGGGCCCTCGCCGAGGCCGGCTACGCGGTGATCACCGGCGGCGGCCCGGGCGCCATGGAGGCCGCCAACCGCGGCGCCTCCGAGGCCGGCGGCCTCAGCGTCGGGCTCGGCATCGAGCTGCCCTTCGAGCAGGGTCTCAACGAGTTCGTCGACCTCGGGCTGAACTTCCGTTACTTCTTCGTCCGCAAGACGATGTTCGTGAAGTACGCGCAGGGCTTCGTGGTCCTGCCCGGCGGCCTCGGCACCCTGGACGAGCTGTTCGAGGCGCTCACCCTGGTGCAGACGAAGAAGGTCACCCGCTTCCCGGTGATCCTCTACGGCACCGCGTACTGGGGCGGCCTCTTCGAGTGGCTGAAGAACACCCTGGTCGCGCAGGGCAAGGCGGCTCCGCACGACCTGGAGCTTTTCCACATCACCGACGAGGTCGACGAGGTCATGAAGATCCTCGCCGACGCCCGCCGGCCGGTGAACGAGATCTAG
- a CDS encoding response regulator transcription factor, with amino-acid sequence MSDIQNGASIRVLLAEDQGMVREALAALLGLEGDIDVVAQVGRGDEVVAAVLANDVQVAVLDIEMPGITGIEAAAELRRRAPGTKVVIATTFGRPGYLRRAMESGADAFLVKDAPASELAEAIRRVLRGERVIDPALAAAALAEGANPLTPRERDVLGAAADGAVNADIAKRLHLSEGTVRNYLSMAIQKTEARNRTEAVRIAREKGWL; translated from the coding sequence ATGAGTGACATTCAGAACGGGGCCTCGATCCGCGTGCTGCTCGCCGAGGATCAGGGGATGGTCCGGGAGGCGCTGGCCGCGCTGCTCGGGCTGGAGGGGGACATCGACGTCGTCGCGCAGGTCGGGCGCGGGGACGAGGTGGTGGCGGCGGTGCTGGCGAACGACGTGCAGGTCGCCGTGCTGGACATCGAGATGCCGGGGATCACGGGCATCGAGGCGGCCGCCGAGCTGCGCCGGCGGGCGCCGGGCACCAAGGTCGTCATCGCGACGACCTTCGGCCGCCCGGGCTACCTGCGCCGGGCGATGGAGTCCGGGGCGGACGCGTTCCTGGTGAAGGACGCGCCCGCCTCCGAGCTGGCCGAGGCGATCCGCCGGGTGCTGCGCGGCGAGCGGGTCATCGACCCGGCGCTGGCGGCGGCCGCGCTGGCCGAGGGCGCCAACCCGCTGACCCCGCGCGAGCGGGACGTCCTGGGTGCGGCGGCCGACGGCGCGGTCAACGCGGACATCGCCAAGCGGCTGCACCTGTCCGAGGGGACGGTCCGCAACTACCTGTCGATGGCGATCCAGAAGACCGAGGCCCGCAACCGGACCGAGGCGGTGCGGATCGCCCGCGAGAAGGGCTGGCTGTAA
- a CDS encoding GNAT family N-acetyltransferase: MSTLELLRPDHAEAVLAFERANRAYFARSIPDRGDAYFAEFAARHAALLAEQAEGVCRFHVIRGADGGVVGRVNLIDLVDGSAELGYRIAESAAGRGLARAAVAEVCRLAAAAYGLTALTAATTVDNAASRAVLAHNGFRFRHECRLGGRPGLAYRRDLTDLRPSA, translated from the coding sequence ATGTCGACGCTGGAACTCCTCCGCCCCGACCACGCCGAGGCCGTGCTGGCCTTCGAACGGGCCAACCGCGCCTACTTCGCGCGCAGCATCCCGGACCGCGGCGACGCCTACTTCGCCGAGTTCGCCGCCCGCCACGCCGCCCTCCTCGCCGAACAGGCCGAGGGTGTCTGCCGGTTCCACGTCATCCGCGGCGCGGACGGGGGGGTCGTCGGCCGGGTCAACCTGATCGACCTCGTCGACGGCAGCGCCGAACTCGGCTACCGCATCGCCGAATCCGCGGCCGGCCGCGGCCTGGCGCGGGCCGCCGTCGCCGAGGTCTGCCGGCTCGCCGCCGCGGCGTACGGTCTGACCGCGCTGACCGCCGCCACCACTGTCGACAACGCCGCCTCCCGGGCCGTCCTCGCCCACAACGGCTTCCGGTTCAGGCACGAGTGCCGCCTTGGCGGCCGGCCCGGCCTCGCCTACCGCCGCGACCTCACCGACCTCCGCCCCTCGGCATAG
- a CDS encoding DNA-3-methyladenine glycosylase I: MTEPAVAGAVLGADGLLRCAWGDSTDDYRIYHDTEWGRPVHGDDALFERVCLEAFQSGLSWLTILRRREGFRAAFAGFRIAEVAEFGETDRERLLADAGIIRNRAKIDAAIANARVARELEGGLDALIWGFAPEPGRPAPRALSEVPAVTPESTALAKALKKAGFRFVGPTTAYALMQACGLVDDHLADCHVRTGMQGQVQSRGRA, translated from the coding sequence GTGACCGAGCCCGCCGTCGCCGGTGCGGTGCTCGGCGCGGACGGCCTGCTCCGCTGCGCCTGGGGCGACTCCACCGACGACTACCGGATCTACCACGACACCGAGTGGGGCCGCCCGGTGCACGGCGACGACGCGCTGTTCGAGCGGGTCTGCCTGGAGGCCTTCCAGTCCGGGCTGTCCTGGCTGACCATCCTGCGCCGCCGCGAGGGCTTCCGGGCCGCGTTCGCCGGCTTCCGGATCGCCGAGGTCGCCGAGTTCGGCGAGACCGACCGGGAGCGGCTGCTCGCCGACGCCGGGATCATCCGCAACCGGGCGAAGATCGACGCGGCGATCGCCAACGCGCGGGTCGCCCGCGAGCTGGAGGGCGGACTGGATGCGCTGATCTGGGGGTTCGCCCCGGAGCCGGGCCGGCCGGCCCCCCGCGCGCTGAGCGAGGTGCCGGCCGTCACGCCCGAGTCGACGGCACTGGCGAAGGCGCTGAAGAAGGCGGGCTTCCGCTTCGTCGGCCCGACCACCGCCTACGCCCTGATGCAGGCCTGCGGCCTGGTGGACGACCACCTCGCGGACTGCCACGTCCGCACCGGCATGCAGGGTCAGGTGCAGAGCCGGGGCCGGGCCTAG
- a CDS encoding GNAT family N-acetyltransferase — MTTGNPAGDRPEVRIDRSDVGRRVSVRRLSEFVDDRPVFRDSIGVLTSWDEHGLTIVPRSGEPVSFPEKLLVAGKVVPPFPARRAPLPVATPLELQRIAGRGWPAVEQEPLGEWTLRAAAGFTRRANSVQALGDPGAPLPQALAAVRDWYAQRGLPAYVEVVTPGSPDALRSELDRLGAGYAPTLVRTVPLAGLARAGSGHDRVRLARTADAAWLSAYRRVSGDPAVEAAARQVLHGGPSVWFASVPGAPGQPPLAIGRCVIDGPWACFGAVEVQPYARRAGLGTAVMAVLASRAAEEGASGGYLQVEAENAGAIALYDGLGFTTSHTYHYALLPQG; from the coding sequence GTGACGACCGGGAACCCCGCGGGCGACCGTCCGGAGGTCCGGATAGATCGCTCTGACGTGGGACGACGCGTGTCCGTCAGGCGCCTGTCGGAGTTCGTGGACGACCGTCCGGTCTTCCGCGATTCGATCGGCGTGCTCACATCGTGGGACGAACACGGGTTGACGATCGTGCCCCGCTCCGGCGAACCGGTCTCCTTCCCGGAGAAGCTGCTGGTCGCGGGCAAGGTCGTGCCGCCGTTCCCGGCCCGGCGCGCTCCGCTGCCGGTCGCCACGCCGCTCGAACTGCAGCGGATCGCCGGGCGCGGCTGGCCGGCCGTGGAGCAGGAGCCGCTCGGCGAGTGGACGCTGCGCGCCGCGGCCGGGTTCACCCGGCGGGCCAACTCCGTCCAGGCCCTCGGCGACCCGGGCGCGCCGCTGCCGCAGGCGCTGGCGGCCGTCCGCGACTGGTACGCGCAGCGCGGGCTGCCCGCGTACGTCGAGGTGGTCACCCCCGGGTCGCCGGACGCGCTGCGGTCCGAACTCGACCGGCTCGGCGCCGGGTACGCGCCCACCCTGGTCCGCACCGTCCCGCTGGCCGGGCTCGCCCGGGCCGGCTCCGGGCACGACCGGGTCCGGCTGGCGCGGACGGCCGACGCGGCCTGGCTGTCGGCGTACCGGCGGGTGAGCGGCGACCCGGCGGTGGAGGCGGCGGCCCGGCAGGTGCTGCACGGCGGTCCGTCGGTCTGGTTCGCCTCCGTGCCGGGCGCACCCGGGCAGCCGCCGCTGGCGATCGGACGCTGTGTCATCGACGGGCCCTGGGCCTGCTTCGGTGCGGTCGAGGTCCAGCCGTACGCCCGGCGGGCCGGGCTGGGGACGGCGGTCATGGCGGTGCTCGCCTCGCGCGCGGCGGAGGAGGGGGCGAGCGGCGGATACCTGCAGGTCGAGGCGGAGAACGCGGGGGCGATCGCGCTCTATGACGGACTCGGCTTCACGACCAGTCACACTTACCACTACGCCCTCCTTCCCCAGGGGTAG
- the folP gene encoding dihydropteroate synthase has protein sequence MAIVNRTPDSFFDKGATFADEAAFAAADRAMAEGAAILDIGGVKAGPGDEVTVEEELRRTVPFVAELRKRHPDAVISVDTWRHEVGEAVCEAGADLLNDAWGGVDPKLAEVAARHDVGLVCTHAGGVEPRTRPHRTGYEDVMADILRVTVGLAERAVQLGVRRDAVIIDPGHDFGKNTRHSLEATRRLPEMTATGFPVLVSLSNKDFVGETLDKPVDERLLGTLATTAVSAWLGAQVYRVHQVAETRQVLDMVASIRGTRPPAVARRGLA, from the coding sequence ATGGCGATCGTCAACCGGACCCCGGACTCCTTCTTCGACAAGGGCGCCACCTTCGCCGACGAGGCCGCCTTCGCCGCCGCCGACCGCGCGATGGCCGAGGGCGCGGCGATCCTGGACATCGGCGGGGTGAAGGCCGGGCCGGGCGACGAGGTCACGGTCGAGGAGGAGCTGCGGCGCACCGTCCCGTTCGTGGCCGAGCTGCGCAAGCGCCACCCCGACGCCGTGATCAGCGTGGACACCTGGCGGCACGAGGTCGGCGAGGCGGTCTGCGAGGCGGGCGCGGACCTGCTGAACGACGCCTGGGGCGGGGTCGACCCGAAGCTCGCCGAGGTCGCCGCCCGGCACGACGTCGGGCTGGTCTGCACCCACGCGGGCGGCGTCGAGCCGCGGACCCGCCCGCACCGGACCGGGTACGAGGACGTGATGGCGGACATCCTGCGGGTGACCGTCGGCCTGGCCGAGCGCGCGGTGCAGCTGGGCGTGCGGCGGGACGCGGTGATCATCGACCCGGGGCACGACTTCGGCAAGAACACCCGGCACTCGCTGGAGGCCACCCGGCGGCTGCCGGAGATGACCGCGACCGGCTTCCCCGTGCTGGTCTCGCTCTCCAACAAGGACTTCGTCGGCGAGACCCTGGACAAGCCGGTGGACGAGCGGCTGCTCGGCACCCTGGCGACCACGGCGGTCTCGGCCTGGCTGGGCGCGCAGGTCTACCGGGTGCACCAGGTCGCGGAGACCCGGCAGGTGCTGGACATGGTCGCCTCGATCCGGGGCACCCGCCCCCCGGCGGTAGCCCGCCGGGGGCTGGCGTGA
- a CDS encoding transglutaminase-like domain-containing protein, whose protein sequence is MTEQSRDRFRTAARAEQPDPVLLCLLAAAEHRPALDPGDPGEPPGVDALLAACEAALDRHAAAVRQAVAERAPAGPEETAALLAAVLGGRERFHGRQADYRRLESSLLPEVLRRRRGLPIMLSLVWTAVGRRAGLSIHGIALPGHFIVAVGGPAGGDEYVLADPFHGGRLLDQEDVQGLVAAAGVEFTPDLLTPAQPLDIVLRVLGNIRAWAADRPEHARTQLWATELALLLPRHPAQLRLERAELLVRTGDFLGGSAEMDAYAQILDAFDPDGAAKVRQEARAARHRLN, encoded by the coding sequence GTGACCGAGCAGAGCAGAGACCGCTTCCGGACCGCCGCCCGCGCCGAGCAGCCCGACCCGGTGCTGCTCTGCCTGCTCGCCGCCGCCGAACACCGCCCGGCGCTCGACCCGGGCGACCCCGGCGAACCGCCGGGCGTGGACGCCCTGCTCGCCGCCTGCGAGGCCGCGCTGGACCGGCACGCGGCGGCCGTACGGCAGGCCGTCGCGGAGCGCGCGCCCGCCGGGCCGGAGGAGACCGCCGCCCTGCTCGCCGCCGTCCTGGGCGGGCGGGAGCGCTTCCACGGGCGCCAGGCGGACTACCGGCGGCTGGAGTCCTCGCTGCTGCCGGAGGTGCTGCGGCGGCGACGAGGACTGCCGATCATGCTCTCGCTGGTGTGGACGGCGGTCGGGCGGCGGGCCGGGCTCAGCATCCACGGCATCGCGCTGCCCGGCCACTTCATCGTCGCCGTCGGCGGCCCGGCCGGCGGCGACGAGTACGTCCTGGCCGACCCGTTCCACGGCGGGCGGCTGCTCGACCAGGAGGACGTCCAGGGCCTGGTCGCCGCCGCCGGCGTCGAGTTCACGCCCGACCTGCTCACCCCGGCCCAACCGCTGGACATCGTGCTGCGGGTGCTCGGCAACATCCGCGCCTGGGCCGCCGATCGCCCCGAGCACGCCCGCACCCAGCTCTGGGCCACCGAACTCGCCCTGCTGCTCCCCCGGCACCCGGCCCAGCTCCGCCTGGAACGGGCCGAGCTCCTCGTCCGCACGGGGGACTTCCTCGGCGGCTCGGCCGAGATGGACGCGTACGCGCAGATCCTGGACGCCTTCGACCCGGACGGTGCCGCCAAGGTCCGCCAGGAGGCGCGGGCGGCGCGGCACCGGCTCAACTGA
- the dapE gene encoding succinyl-diaminopimelate desuccinylase gives MSSPNPTPLDLTLDGGTLTARLVDFPSVSGDEQALADAVEAALRAYPHLTVDRYGNNVVARTNLGRDERVVLAGHLDTVPIADNLPSYVEGDLLYGCGTSDMKAGVAVQLRLAATLPEPNRDLTFVFYDCEEVEAHRNGLGHLVKEYPEWLAADFAVLMEPSGGMVEGGCQGTLRAQVRLTGVRAHAARSWLGDNAIHHAAEVLTRLANYQPRRVEIDGLEYREGLNAVRIDGGVAGNVIPDECVVTVNFRYAPDRSEAEAEKHVREVFDGFELTVTDFAAGALPGLSQPAAKAFLAATGGQARAKFGWTDVARFSALGVPAVNYGPGDPNLAHKREEYCSLSAIAEAEERLRAWLTS, from the coding sequence ATGAGCAGCCCGAATCCGACGCCCCTGGACCTCACTCTCGACGGCGGCACGCTGACCGCCCGGCTCGTCGACTTCCCCTCGGTGAGCGGCGACGAGCAGGCGCTCGCCGACGCCGTGGAGGCCGCCCTGCGCGCCTACCCGCACCTCACCGTGGACCGGTACGGCAACAACGTGGTCGCCCGCACGAACCTCGGCCGCGACGAGCGGGTCGTGCTCGCCGGCCACCTGGACACCGTGCCGATCGCCGACAACCTGCCCTCGTACGTCGAGGGCGACCTGCTCTACGGCTGCGGCACCTCGGACATGAAGGCCGGCGTGGCCGTCCAGCTGCGGCTCGCCGCCACTCTGCCCGAGCCCAACCGCGACCTCACCTTCGTGTTCTACGACTGCGAGGAGGTGGAGGCCCACCGCAACGGCCTCGGCCACCTGGTCAAGGAGTACCCGGAGTGGCTGGCCGCCGACTTCGCGGTGCTCATGGAGCCCAGTGGCGGCATGGTCGAGGGCGGCTGCCAGGGCACCCTGCGGGCGCAGGTCCGGCTCACCGGCGTGCGCGCCCACGCGGCCCGCAGCTGGCTCGGCGACAACGCCATCCACCACGCCGCCGAGGTGCTGACCCGGCTGGCGAACTACCAGCCGCGCCGGGTGGAGATCGACGGCCTGGAGTACCGCGAGGGCCTGAACGCGGTGCGGATCGACGGCGGCGTGGCCGGCAACGTGATCCCGGACGAGTGCGTCGTCACGGTCAACTTCCGCTACGCGCCGGACCGCAGCGAGGCGGAGGCGGAGAAGCACGTGCGCGAGGTCTTCGACGGCTTCGAGCTGACCGTGACGGACTTCGCCGCGGGCGCTCTGCCCGGCCTGTCCCAGCCGGCCGCGAAGGCCTTCCTGGCGGCCACCGGCGGCCAGGCCCGGGCCAAGTTCGGCTGGACGGACGTCGCCCGGTTCAGCGCGCTGGGCGTCCCGGCGGTCAACTACGGCCCCGGCGACCCGAACCTGGCGCACAAGCGCGAGGAGTACTGCTCGCTGAGCGCCATCGCGGAAGCCGAGGAGCGGCTGCGCGCCTGGCTGACCAGCTGA
- the fdxA gene encoding ferredoxin, translating into MTYVIAQPCVDVKDKACIEECPVDCIYEGERSLYIHPDECVDCGACEPVCPVEAIFYEDDTPEEWKDYYKANVEFFDDLGSPGGASKLGLIERDHPFIAALPPQNADH; encoded by the coding sequence GTGACCTACGTCATCGCGCAGCCTTGTGTCGACGTGAAGGACAAGGCGTGCATCGAAGAGTGCCCGGTTGACTGCATCTACGAGGGCGAGCGATCGCTCTACATCCACCCGGATGAGTGTGTCGACTGTGGCGCATGCGAGCCGGTCTGCCCGGTCGAGGCGATCTTCTACGAGGACGACACTCCGGAGGAGTGGAAGGACTACTACAAGGCGAACGTCGAGTTCTTCGACGACCTGGGTTCGCCCGGTGGTGCCTCGAAGCTGGGCCTGATCGAGCGTGACCACCCGTTCATCGCCGCTCTGCCGCCGCAGAACGCCGACCACTGA
- a CDS encoding O-methyltransferase yields MSEFGPARAALADTYVGEDAVLTYARAQSARTGIRAIGPSGGACLRLLAAALDAKAVAEIGTGTGVSGVYLLRGMRPDGVLTTVDSEPVRQQLAREAYHAAGFAANRSRFIPGRALEVLPRLADGQYDLVFCDGDPAESREYLLESLRLLRPGGMVCFEGVFQEGRLAEPELQDPQTGAVRDLVRDVRESEALLPALLPVSDGLLCAVKR; encoded by the coding sequence ATCAGCGAGTTCGGGCCCGCGCGCGCGGCCCTCGCCGACACCTACGTGGGCGAGGACGCCGTGCTCACCTACGCCCGGGCGCAGTCCGCGCGGACCGGCATACGGGCGATCGGGCCGAGCGGCGGGGCCTGCCTGCGGCTGCTGGCGGCCGCCCTGGACGCCAAGGCGGTGGCCGAGATCGGCACCGGCACCGGGGTGTCCGGGGTCTACCTGCTGCGCGGGATGCGGCCGGACGGCGTCCTGACCACGGTCGACTCCGAGCCGGTGCGCCAGCAGCTGGCCCGCGAGGCGTACCACGCGGCCGGGTTCGCGGCCAACCGCTCCCGGTTCATACCGGGCCGGGCCCTGGAGGTGCTGCCCCGGCTCGCCGACGGGCAGTACGACCTGGTGTTCTGCGACGGCGACCCGGCCGAGTCCCGCGAGTACCTGCTGGAGTCGCTGCGACTGCTGCGGCCGGGCGGGATGGTCTGCTTCGAGGGCGTCTTCCAGGAGGGCCGGCTGGCCGAGCCGGAACTGCAGGACCCGCAGACCGGCGCGGTCCGGGACCTGGTCCGGGACGTCCGGGAGAGCGAGGCCCTGCTGCCGGCGCTGCTGCCGGTCTCGGACGGGCTGCTCTGCGCGGTCAAGCGTTAG
- a CDS encoding DivIVA domain-containing protein produces MFWVIVVAMAVVVGGAALVALGGGGSMPEAVPDRIAARLPQDRPLGKADVDELRLPMALRGYRMDEVDDVLDRLGAELAYRDARIAELEAAAHLRGAVEATNGPDPAAEPLPGLEQFAKVVEPAVALTKPSAEPSAPAPEDAKPVKDQ; encoded by the coding sequence GTGTTCTGGGTGATCGTGGTCGCCATGGCCGTGGTGGTCGGCGGCGCCGCCCTGGTGGCGCTCGGCGGGGGCGGCTCGATGCCGGAGGCGGTACCCGACCGCATCGCCGCGCGGCTGCCGCAGGACCGCCCGCTGGGCAAGGCGGACGTGGACGAGCTGCGCCTGCCGATGGCCCTGCGCGGCTACCGGATGGACGAGGTGGACGACGTCCTGGACCGCCTCGGCGCCGAGCTCGCCTACCGGGACGCGCGGATCGCCGAACTGGAGGCCGCCGCCCACCTGCGCGGCGCGGTCGAGGCGACCAACGGCCCCGACCCGGCAGCCGAACCGCTGCCCGGCCTGGAGCAGTTCGCCAAGGTGGTCGAACCGGCCGTCGCACTCACCAAGCCCTCGGCCGAGCCGTCGGCCCCCGCGCCCGAGGACGCGAAGCCGGTGAAGGACCAGTGA
- the dapC gene encoding succinyldiaminopimelate transaminase, translating to MSTNSTRAPFPGHPGAARRVSDRLPVFPWDKLEPYKKTALAHPGGLCDFSVGTPVDPVPEVIQKALAAHTDTPGYPTVWGPLELREAIAGWLHRRVGAGIGPQAVLPTVGSKELVAWLPTQLGLGPGDQVAYPRLAYPTYEVGARLCGAEPVEYDSVDELDGSRVRLLWVNSPSNPTGRVLAADELRRAVEWAREHGALLVSDECYLELGWEADPVSVLHPEVCGGGHEGLLAVHSLSKRSNLAGYRASFVAGDPVVVKELLEVRKHGGMIVPAPVQAATVAALADDAHVAEQRERYAARRSALRSALEAYGFRIEHSEASLYLWATQDRPCWETVAELAGLGILVAPGDFYGPAGERFVRVAFTATDERVAAAVERLNGAR from the coding sequence GTGAGCACCAACAGCACGCGCGCGCCGTTCCCGGGCCACCCGGGGGCGGCGCGCCGCGTTTCCGACCGGCTCCCCGTCTTCCCCTGGGACAAGTTGGAGCCGTACAAGAAGACCGCGCTGGCCCACCCGGGTGGCCTCTGCGACTTCTCCGTCGGCACCCCGGTGGACCCGGTCCCCGAGGTGATCCAGAAGGCGCTGGCCGCGCACACCGACACGCCCGGCTACCCGACCGTCTGGGGCCCGCTGGAGCTGCGCGAGGCGATCGCCGGCTGGCTGCACCGCCGCGTCGGCGCCGGGATCGGCCCGCAGGCGGTCCTGCCGACCGTCGGCTCCAAGGAGCTGGTGGCCTGGCTGCCGACCCAGCTCGGCCTCGGCCCCGGCGACCAGGTCGCCTACCCGCGCCTGGCCTACCCGACCTACGAGGTGGGCGCGCGCCTGTGCGGCGCCGAGCCGGTCGAGTACGACTCGGTGGACGAGCTGGACGGCTCCCGGGTGCGCCTGCTCTGGGTGAACTCGCCGTCCAACCCGACCGGCCGGGTGCTGGCCGCGGACGAACTGCGCCGCGCCGTCGAGTGGGCCCGGGAGCACGGGGCGCTGCTGGTCAGCGACGAGTGCTACCTGGAGCTGGGCTGGGAGGCCGACCCGGTCTCCGTCCTCCACCCGGAGGTGTGCGGCGGCGGCCACGAGGGCCTGCTGGCCGTCCACTCGCTCTCCAAGCGCTCGAACCTGGCCGGCTACCGCGCCTCCTTCGTCGCGGGCGACCCGGTGGTGGTCAAGGAGCTGCTGGAGGTGCGCAAGCACGGCGGCATGATCGTGCCCGCCCCCGTGCAGGCGGCGACCGTCGCCGCGCTCGCGGACGACGCGCACGTGGCCGAGCAGCGCGAGCGGTACGCAGCCCGGCGCTCGGCGCTGCGGAGCGCACTGGAGGCGTACGGCTTCCGGATCGAGCACTCGGAGGCGAGCCTCTACCTGTGGGCGACCCAGGACCGCCCGTGCTGGGAGACCGTGGCCGAACTGGCCGGGCTGGGCATCCTGGTGGCGCCCGGCGACTTCTACGGGCCGGCCGGCGAGCGCTTCGTCCGGGTCGCGTTCACCGCGACCGACGAGCGGGTCGCGGCGGCGGTGGAGCGGCTGAACGGGGCACGCTGA